Proteins encoded in a region of the Geobacillus genomosp. 3 genome:
- a CDS encoding transposase, with protein MEYQWMKTVVGLGDAAIVDLLAEIGSFAHYWNSRQLIKLADLTLKDHSSGQHKGQKQVSKRGRKRLCSILFWVMIPWFTTMRRFAHCMSMTRPGR; from the coding sequence ATGGAATACCAGTGGATGAAAACCGTAGTCGGTTTAGGCGATGCCGCCATTGTTGACTTGTTAGCTGAGATCGGAAGTTTTGCCCATTACTGGAATTCGCGACAGTTGATCAAACTAGCGGACCTAACGCTCAAAGATCACTCCTCCGGTCAGCACAAAGGACAAAAACAGGTCTCGAAACGGGGACGAAAACGGCTGTGCTCCATACTGTTTTGGGTGATGATTCCCTGGTTCACCACAATGAGGCGTTTCGCGCATTGCATGAGTATGACACGACCCGGGCGGTAA
- a CDS encoding glycoside hydrolase family 3 protein, with the protein MGRFDRRRKRTISLASILFILMLSLVICLSAYAVVIHQQTNSKAADRSASQPEKQNAANRPQLQADDSRIVKQPSVTFFEPSSNIDEKLDRLIETMSLREKIGQLVIVGFPSTQPDEHIERMIRDYHAGGVILYDRNMETPEQVANLTSRLQRLAMENRFQIPLVFSIDQEGGKIVRMRQYVSPIPSQQILGKSGDGAKVYQTARRTGAELAAMGIQINFAPVLDLSAIDSRSFGTDPVVAGRLGEKVVTGLADAGVTPVLKHFPGNGRSQTDPHHDTSSVQASEQDLENKDIFPFKRIITNIDHHRFFVMVTHIKYPTYDKENPASLSPAIIQGLLRGKLGYEGIVVTDDLEMGAVSKYFTYEELGYRAIASGADLLLVCHTFDNQRKVMDGIWNAVQTGKLSEERINESVRRVLKYKLTQFPSMQSIYANPATAKRVVGKQG; encoded by the coding sequence ATGGGGCGTTTTGACAGACGGAGGAAACGAACGATTTCATTGGCATCTATTTTGTTCATTCTAATGCTTTCACTAGTCATCTGTCTATCGGCCTATGCCGTGGTGATTCATCAACAAACAAATTCAAAAGCGGCCGACCGTTCTGCGAGTCAGCCTGAAAAACAAAATGCGGCGAACCGTCCACAATTGCAAGCCGACGACAGTCGTATTGTCAAGCAGCCATCGGTCACCTTTTTTGAACCGTCGTCCAACATAGACGAAAAACTTGATCGGCTGATCGAAACGATGAGCCTTCGTGAAAAAATCGGGCAGTTGGTCATTGTCGGATTTCCATCCACCCAACCGGATGAACACATAGAGCGAATGATTCGGGACTATCATGCGGGCGGGGTGATCTTATATGACCGCAACATGGAAACACCCGAACAAGTCGCCAATTTAACTAGCCGGTTGCAACGGTTGGCGATGGAAAACCGCTTCCAAATCCCGCTCGTCTTTAGCATCGACCAAGAAGGGGGAAAAATTGTCCGAATGCGGCAATACGTTTCCCCCATCCCTTCTCAACAAATATTAGGCAAAAGCGGAGACGGCGCAAAAGTGTACCAAACCGCTCGGCGGACAGGGGCAGAACTCGCCGCGATGGGCATTCAAATCAATTTTGCCCCGGTGCTGGACTTATCTGCTATAGACAGCCGGTCATTTGGAACCGATCCGGTTGTAGCGGGAAGGTTAGGGGAAAAGGTCGTCACGGGGCTGGCCGATGCGGGGGTGACGCCGGTGCTCAAGCACTTTCCGGGAAACGGGCGCAGCCAGACAGACCCGCACCATGACACGTCTTCTGTTCAAGCATCCGAGCAGGATCTTGAAAACAAGGACATTTTTCCTTTTAAGCGCATTATCACAAATATAGACCATCATCGTTTTTTCGTTATGGTCACCCATATTAAATATCCGACATATGACAAAGAAAATCCAGCCAGCCTGTCTCCGGCTATTATTCAGGGATTGCTGCGGGGAAAATTGGGCTATGAAGGCATAGTGGTGACCGATGACTTGGAGATGGGGGCGGTGAGCAAGTATTTCACCTACGAGGAACTCGGATACCGGGCGATCGCCTCTGGCGCCGATTTGTTGCTTGTCTGTCATACTTTTGACAATCAAAGAAAAGTGATGGACGGAATCTGGAATGCCGTGCAAACCGGAAAGCTGTCCGAGGAGCGAATCAACGAATCGGTAAGGCGGGTGTTAAAATATAAATTAACCCAATTTCCTTCCATGCAAAGCATTTACGCAAATCCTGCCACAGCGAAGCGGGTGGTGGGAAAACAAGGGTAA
- a CDS encoding TcaA NTF2-like domain-containing protein: protein MSANDPAKEALKKIISQHGASICSEPKRLQSMLHDMTTEPKGKIKALISAVEEGVFQEIAQYPDEQLDDHFYHRMVARLHQNAAIDLQIAEWAVGCWGEVLDKAVPERAILEEEEEAAQGAASPPSVSMPSPSPSPSAAAIPPQQPVSVPAPVAPIQPRRSKLSAVFRFAVVCLLLFGAYRLFFSHEEEREEASQPSVAADVAGEETENSHDDETDAATAQENTAPEQVAAETDSNLTSSVSEQQVRTFMKRYITLAVESINQRDFSLIEDLIDPNGPAYQETQNYLQHVGEEGITEKLVTLDVQQVEVVDESRFKVRTYEEYEINYNGESEKIKSFRSEFLIAVSPDRTLKVQELLSTDQINSYDIPSEDYGADVAEGSEAGAVESTVRQHYASISNDDFETAYDLFSSDRKRKVTMAGWADGLQHNIKNEVNTIEVTALDGESATAYVELTSYDDNGDGTVLVQQWGGYWYLIKESGRWVLDDADIQKLDSRVESYGAF from the coding sequence ATGAGTGCCAATGATCCCGCTAAAGAGGCGTTAAAAAAGATCATCAGTCAACATGGCGCTTCAATTTGTTCGGAGCCAAAGCGTCTTCAATCTATGCTTCACGATATGACGACAGAACCGAAAGGGAAAATCAAAGCTCTCATCAGCGCCGTAGAAGAAGGGGTTTTTCAAGAGATCGCGCAATATCCGGACGAACAGTTGGACGATCACTTTTATCACCGAATGGTGGCGCGGCTGCATCAAAACGCCGCGATTGATCTCCAAATTGCTGAGTGGGCTGTCGGATGTTGGGGGGAAGTGCTGGATAAGGCGGTTCCAGAACGTGCAATATTGGAAGAGGAGGAAGAGGCTGCACAGGGAGCCGCATCCCCTCCTTCCGTTTCGATGCCGTCACCTAGCCCAAGTCCGTCCGCCGCCGCTATACCACCGCAACAACCGGTGAGCGTTCCAGCCCCAGTTGCACCGATCCAGCCGAGGAGAAGCAAATTATCTGCCGTTTTCCGGTTCGCGGTCGTATGTTTATTGCTATTCGGTGCATATCGGCTGTTCTTTTCACATGAGGAAGAACGAGAGGAAGCATCACAGCCTTCCGTCGCTGCAGATGTGGCGGGTGAGGAAACAGAAAACAGTCATGATGACGAAACGGATGCGGCAACTGCGCAGGAGAATACAGCTCCCGAACAGGTTGCCGCAGAAACTGACTCAAATTTGACATCTTCCGTATCCGAACAACAAGTCCGGACTTTTATGAAACGGTACATTACTTTGGCGGTAGAATCCATTAATCAGCGCGATTTTTCTCTCATTGAGGACCTCATTGATCCCAATGGGCCTGCATACCAAGAAACGCAAAATTATCTTCAACATGTCGGTGAAGAAGGCATTACCGAAAAATTGGTCACCTTGGATGTGCAACAAGTCGAAGTGGTGGACGAAAGTCGCTTTAAAGTACGAACATACGAAGAATATGAAATTAACTATAATGGCGAATCAGAGAAAATTAAAAGTTTTCGCAGTGAATTCCTAATCGCGGTTTCACCGGACCGCACCTTGAAAGTTCAAGAGCTGCTCAGCACTGACCAAATCAACAGCTATGACATTCCAAGCGAGGATTATGGCGCGGACGTGGCCGAAGGAAGTGAAGCTGGGGCGGTGGAGAGCACCGTAAGGCAACATTACGCCAGCATCAGCAATGATGATTTTGAGACTGCCTATGACTTGTTTTCGAGCGACCGAAAACGGAAAGTGACGATGGCAGGCTGGGCGGATGGGCTGCAACATAATATAAAGAATGAAGTGAATACCATAGAAGTTACCGCTCTCGATGGCGAATCTGCAACAGCCTATGTGGAGCTGACGTCTTATGATGATAACGGAGACGGGACGGTGCTGGTTCAGCAGTGGGGCGGATACTGGTATCTCATTAAAGAATCCGGTCGTTGGGTTCTCGACGACGCGGACATTCAAAAACTCGACTCTAGGGTGGAAAGCTATGGGGCGTTTTGA
- a CDS encoding protein kinase domain-containing protein codes for MTKETLTVVKKLGEGGQGAVYLVEGQKLGRKALKWYNHEQATEEQMKIILDLVQQGPPSGAAGKRFVWPIDLVCSPHSSQFGYLMDLIDTQRFAELGEVWAKRKPAPTMRALCRISYAAADSYRALHLRGLCYRDISAGNIMFDPVQGDVLICDNDNIGVNNQSDAQVWGTMEYMAPEVVRKEAKPSTDTDLHSLAVLLFQLWIWHHPLHGKMEYEVRSWDLIAKQKIYGQNPVFIFDPVNPENRLPDDPDYETAKRRWEVCPQPLKEKFIQAFTIGLHDPKRRVTEGEWRKLFLELEDCITQCPHDSAENFWSEKQPNVRCWYCQQPVPVPPKLLVKSAAGKQYIVLNKGTSIKRRHIDPSSKEEQWAELVGEVVQNPANPSVWGIRNHTNVPWKATTLAGAVREIPPQKSVPLQAGVRIQFTASTEGTILG; via the coding sequence ATGACGAAGGAAACATTAACGGTAGTGAAAAAGCTGGGGGAAGGGGGGCAAGGGGCCGTTTACCTTGTCGAAGGGCAAAAGTTGGGAAGAAAGGCATTGAAGTGGTATAACCATGAGCAGGCGACGGAAGAACAAATGAAAATCATTCTGGATCTCGTCCAACAGGGCCCCCCGAGCGGAGCGGCTGGAAAACGATTTGTATGGCCCATAGACCTTGTATGCTCTCCTCATTCTTCTCAGTTCGGTTACTTGATGGACTTGATTGATACCCAGCGATTTGCGGAGTTGGGCGAAGTCTGGGCGAAACGGAAACCAGCGCCAACGATGAGAGCGTTGTGCAGGATCTCCTATGCGGCCGCCGATTCATATAGGGCATTGCATTTGCGAGGGTTATGCTACCGGGATATTTCCGCCGGCAACATTATGTTCGATCCTGTGCAGGGGGATGTGTTGATTTGTGATAACGACAACATTGGGGTAAACAATCAGTCCGACGCTCAAGTGTGGGGGACGATGGAGTATATGGCCCCCGAAGTGGTTCGGAAAGAAGCGAAACCGTCAACAGATACGGATCTTCATTCGTTGGCTGTCTTATTGTTTCAACTTTGGATTTGGCATCACCCGCTTCACGGGAAGATGGAATATGAAGTCCGCTCATGGGATTTGATCGCCAAACAAAAAATTTATGGCCAAAACCCAGTGTTTATTTTCGATCCTGTCAACCCGGAAAATCGTTTGCCTGATGATCCTGATTATGAAACGGCTAAACGTCGGTGGGAGGTATGCCCGCAACCGTTGAAAGAGAAATTTATCCAGGCTTTCACCATCGGGCTGCATGATCCTAAGCGCCGCGTCACAGAAGGAGAGTGGAGAAAATTATTTTTAGAGCTGGAAGACTGCATTACGCAGTGCCCGCACGATTCGGCGGAGAACTTCTGGAGCGAAAAACAGCCTAATGTGCGTTGTTGGTATTGCCAGCAGCCTGTCCCTGTTCCGCCCAAACTTTTAGTAAAATCAGCGGCTGGGAAACAGTATATCGTATTAAACAAAGGAACGAGCATTAAAAGACGGCATATCGATCCATCCTCAAAGGAGGAGCAATGGGCCGAACTTGTCGGGGAGGTCGTGCAAAATCCGGCGAACCCGTCAGTTTGGGGAATACGCAATCACACCAATGTTCCTTGGAAAGCGACAACCCTCGCTGGGGCTGTTCGGGAGATTCCTCCCCAAAAATCGGTCCCTTTGCAGGCAGGGGTAAGAATACAGTTTACCGCGTCCACGGAAGGAACCATTCTTGGTTAG
- a CDS encoding PP2C family serine/threonine-protein phosphatase: protein MSDIGGTHQKIYNHSAYGCYTIVSVQGASHVKNQQPCQDAFACLEDSETGGPLIIAIADGHGDKRHDMSHYGAKLATHIAVHVLKDLYEQLKQSRTYLFRSFRDDFLKEVVKQWKKEVLAHASAHDIDGTDPSKVYTRYGTTLLVALVCEEEALVGQIGDGDILVIDGKNRPIPSLDKGDDLVGNATYSLCSPEANRFWNAARIPRPLGNKFLMMSTDGLSNCFEDDDNFYKFASSLAEYVDRHTFSSASDAFPSLLFTYSSRGSGDDITLALLKFKNISTPPYAAGHPGRNTSVRYDGGKRAGGCLGSG, encoded by the coding sequence ATGAGTGATATAGGAGGAACGCATCAAAAAATATACAACCATTCCGCCTATGGCTGTTATACGATCGTTTCGGTTCAAGGAGCTTCTCATGTGAAAAATCAACAGCCTTGTCAAGACGCCTTTGCCTGCCTGGAAGATAGCGAAACGGGCGGGCCGCTCATTATCGCCATCGCCGATGGCCATGGCGATAAACGGCATGATATGAGCCATTATGGCGCAAAGCTCGCCACCCACATAGCGGTTCATGTGTTGAAAGATTTATATGAACAGCTGAAGCAGTCGAGAACATATTTATTTCGCAGCTTCCGGGATGATTTTCTTAAAGAAGTCGTCAAGCAGTGGAAAAAAGAAGTGTTGGCGCATGCGTCCGCACATGACATTGATGGGACGGATCCGTCAAAGGTGTACACGAGATACGGAACCACGTTGCTGGTGGCATTAGTATGTGAGGAAGAGGCGTTAGTCGGGCAGATTGGAGACGGTGACATTCTTGTGATTGATGGGAAAAATCGCCCCATCCCGTCCCTGGATAAAGGGGACGATTTAGTCGGGAATGCCACCTACTCCCTCTGCTCGCCAGAGGCTAACCGCTTTTGGAATGCGGCCCGTATTCCCCGTCCGCTAGGCAATAAATTTTTGATGATGAGCACGGATGGGCTTTCGAATTGTTTTGAGGACGACGACAATTTTTATAAATTTGCCTCGAGCCTCGCTGAATATGTGGATCGCCATACCTTTTCCTCGGCCAGCGATGCATTTCCTTCATTGCTATTCACCTACTCAAGCAGGGGAAGTGGAGATGATATTACTCTTGCCCTGTTGAAATTTAAAAACATATCCACCCCCCCATATGCGGCCGGACACCCAGGAAGAAACACGTCCGTCCGATACGATGGAGGAAAAAGAGCCGGCGGCTGTCTTGGAAGCGGATGA
- a CDS encoding vWA domain-containing protein, with protein sequence MTVIPTLEGNIAKRTLQFFWIADCSGSMMGAKIASLNQAIREVIPEIRAALAAHPEVQVMMRAIKFSDTASWHVGPSPVPIENFVWPDLQANGLTATAQAIHLLCEELDIEKMNRRGLPPVCILLSDGFCTDPPEEYDQAIQRLKSLPWGKRAVRLVIAIGDEYEYDEQELLKFVSHSEIGVLKAHTSQQLIQYIKWASITATVGASVGKSYVGSGSPSTNVALPSPPVVQTTDDDLDVF encoded by the coding sequence GTGACTGTCATTCCAACATTGGAAGGGAATATTGCGAAACGAACATTGCAATTTTTTTGGATTGCCGACTGCTCCGGTTCTATGATGGGGGCTAAAATTGCCTCTCTCAATCAGGCGATTCGGGAAGTGATTCCTGAGATTCGCGCCGCCTTGGCAGCGCATCCGGAAGTGCAAGTGATGATGAGGGCGATTAAATTCAGCGATACGGCCAGTTGGCATGTGGGTCCTTCCCCTGTTCCGATCGAAAACTTTGTTTGGCCGGACCTGCAAGCGAACGGGTTGACTGCGACGGCACAGGCGATTCACTTGTTGTGTGAGGAACTGGACATCGAAAAGATGAACAGAAGGGGATTGCCGCCGGTCTGCATCCTGTTATCAGACGGGTTTTGCACAGATCCGCCAGAAGAATACGACCAAGCCATTCAAAGACTGAAATCGCTTCCTTGGGGGAAAAGGGCTGTTCGGCTTGTGATCGCGATCGGGGATGAGTATGAGTATGATGAACAAGAGTTGCTGAAGTTTGTAAGCCATAGTGAGATTGGCGTGCTTAAAGCCCATACTTCCCAACAGCTCATTCAGTACATAAAATGGGCAAGCATCACCGCCACAGTGGGGGCATCGGTTGGGAAAAGTTACGTCGGGAGCGGCAGCCCGTCGACTAACGTTGCCTTGCCTTCTCCTCCCGTTGTTCAGACGACGGATGATGATCTCGATGTATTTTAA
- a CDS encoding IS1634 family transposase: protein MTVQIRAIYESSYLNIMSAIIKQLGLPQLMDRMVPVDPQCQTRPSDIVTLILLDIFSGRQALVHLESWAHEIDLPKLIREGVQPSQFNDDAIARHLDRLYQAGIHSILSACLLQIYQKEGIPLRAFHGDTTDFSLYGAYESASSATLNITYGYNREGVRRKQIQFGLVGNEDGIPMYGDVHDGNQSDKTWNPSILAHVHEQLQRAKLDDEWIYVADSAAMTKDTLYQAKAANAFLVTRGPHSLRIVKESLAKADSEEAVWSDPFSLAEKNGATYRVWETTASYEGHPVRLIVVESSALDQRKGNTLEKERAKEAEFLGQEQAHWHRHPFSCREDAEQALSSLKASLRPRFHRVEAGIEETMRPKKRRGRPKKGAEPETETVYTIRLGIEFDQEAWEQAKRKASRFVLVTTVPEEWKGQRMDGKEILALYKGQISVEMNFSFLKDPFFTDEIYVKKPERVAVLGYLFLLALALYRVFQRRVRQFITPERPLKGAGGRKLTRPTGQAIFQLFAYVKVVLLELPDGQLQRSLGKPLTYEQRRILQGLGMDEGIYV from the coding sequence ATGACTGTTCAGATTCGGGCAATTTATGAAAGTTCTTATCTTAATATAATGAGTGCGATCATCAAGCAGCTCGGCCTCCCTCAGCTGATGGATCGAATGGTTCCCGTTGATCCCCAATGTCAAACCCGACCGAGCGATATTGTCACGTTGATCCTCCTAGATATTTTCAGCGGCCGGCAGGCGCTCGTTCATCTGGAAAGCTGGGCGCATGAGATCGATCTGCCGAAATTGATCCGAGAAGGCGTCCAGCCTTCCCAGTTCAACGATGACGCCATCGCGCGCCATTTGGATCGTCTGTATCAAGCCGGGATTCACTCGATCCTCTCGGCTTGCCTGCTTCAGATCTATCAAAAAGAAGGCATCCCTCTCCGGGCATTCCATGGGGATACGACCGATTTCTCGCTTTACGGCGCGTATGAATCGGCTTCGTCCGCAACGCTGAATATTACTTATGGCTACAATCGGGAGGGCGTGAGACGAAAACAAATTCAATTTGGGCTCGTCGGCAACGAGGATGGCATCCCGATGTATGGGGATGTTCATGATGGCAATCAATCCGATAAAACATGGAATCCATCGATCCTTGCTCACGTCCATGAACAGCTTCAACGAGCGAAGCTCGATGACGAATGGATTTACGTCGCCGACTCGGCCGCCATGACGAAAGACACACTGTACCAAGCGAAAGCCGCCAATGCCTTTTTGGTCACCCGGGGGCCTCATTCGCTCCGCATCGTGAAAGAATCCCTCGCGAAAGCGGATTCGGAAGAGGCGGTGTGGAGCGATCCGTTTTCGCTGGCGGAAAAAAACGGCGCCACGTACCGGGTGTGGGAAACGACGGCCTCTTATGAAGGGCATCCGGTTCGGCTGATCGTCGTGGAATCCAGCGCCCTAGACCAGCGAAAAGGGAACACGCTCGAGAAGGAGCGGGCCAAAGAAGCGGAGTTTCTTGGGCAGGAACAGGCCCATTGGCACCGCCATCCGTTTTCCTGCCGGGAGGATGCCGAACAGGCCTTGTCCTCCCTCAAGGCGTCCCTTCGTCCCCGGTTTCATCGCGTTGAAGCGGGGATTGAAGAAACGATGCGTCCGAAAAAACGGCGCGGACGCCCGAAAAAAGGAGCCGAACCGGAAACGGAAACGGTCTACACGATTCGCCTTGGCATCGAATTCGATCAAGAGGCGTGGGAACAAGCGAAACGAAAAGCGTCCCGTTTTGTCCTCGTCACCACGGTACCGGAGGAGTGGAAGGGCCAACGGATGGACGGAAAAGAGATCTTGGCTCTGTATAAAGGACAAATCTCGGTCGAAATGAACTTCTCGTTCCTGAAAGATCCGTTCTTTACGGACGAGATTTATGTGAAAAAACCAGAACGGGTCGCTGTGTTAGGGTATCTCTTTCTTTTGGCATTGGCTCTTTACCGCGTCTTTCAACGCCGGGTGCGCCAGTTCATCACCCCAGAGCGCCCGTTAAAGGGCGCGGGAGGCCGCAAGTTGACCCGGCCGACGGGGCAAGCGATTTTTCAGTTGTTTGCGTACGTTAAAGTGGTGCTGCTTGAGCTGCCGGACGGACAACTCCAACGGTCATTGGGCAAGCCGCTCACATACGAACAGCGAAGGATCCTGCAAGGACTCGGAATGGACGAAGGGATTTATGTCTAA
- a CDS encoding N-acetyltransferase: protein MQIDHAVTSDVKDMHALIQHYAKKGLVLPRSLLSIYQHLQCMYVARENSQIVGTAGLHILGHDLGEVRSLVVSPDHMGKGIGRMLVDHIADEAARLGVKRLISFTYQVEFFRKCGFEIVDKSTLPEKVWIDCVNCPKLDCCDETAMIKYI, encoded by the coding sequence ATGCAAATCGACCATGCCGTCACGAGCGATGTCAAAGACATGCACGCGCTCATCCAACACTATGCAAAAAAAGGACTCGTGCTGCCCCGCTCGCTGCTGTCCATCTACCAGCACTTGCAATGCATGTATGTCGCCAGGGAGAACAGCCAAATCGTCGGCACCGCCGGGCTGCATATCCTGGGGCACGATCTCGGGGAAGTGCGTTCGCTCGTCGTATCTCCTGACCATATGGGGAAAGGAATCGGCCGCATGCTCGTCGACCATATTGCCGACGAGGCGGCCAGACTCGGGGTGAAGCGGTTAATATCCTTTACTTACCAAGTCGAGTTTTTTCGAAAATGCGGGTTTGAGATCGTGGACAAATCAACGCTGCCGGAAAAAGTGTGGATTGATTGCGTCAACTGCCCGAAACTGGACTGTTGCGATGAAACGGCGATGATAAAATACATTTGA
- a CDS encoding IS1634 family transposase: MDVRIRAIYESSYLNIISTIFKDLGLPQLIDRLVPVDPQCQTRASDVVGLLLLDILSGRQALVHLERWAHDIDLPKLIRPGLDPSWFNDDAIARHLDRLYEANIHQVLSSCLVQIYKKEGLPLRVFHADTTDKTVYGAYESDSSDGLHITYGYNRHHRWQKQIGFGLIGNEDGIPFYGDVHDGNVPDKTWNPEVLSRVHEQLREAKIEDEWIYVADSAAMTKDTLAQTKAANAFLITRGPSSLRIVKTALSEADAQPDSAWSAPFALAEKNGATYRVWETASTYEGQPVRLIVVESSALDQRKGKTLETERTKEAELLREEQARWERHPFSCREDAEQALASLKASLRPRFHRVEAVVEEIVRPKKRRGRPKKGAEPEMETLYTLRLSVEFNQDAWEQARRKASRFVLVTTVPKEWKGQPMDAQEILKLYKGQISVEMNFSFLKDPFFTDEIYVKKPERVAVLGYLFLLALAIYRVFQRRVRQFITPERPLKGAGGRKLTRPTGQAIFQLFWYVRVVLLELPDGQIQRRLGKPLTPDQRRILQGLGMDESIYV; encoded by the coding sequence ATGGACGTTCGAATTCGGGCGATTTATGAAAGTTCCTATTTGAATATAATAAGTACCATTTTCAAAGATCTTGGCCTCCCTCAGCTGATTGACCGGCTGGTTCCGGTGGATCCTCAATGCCAAACCCGAGCCAGTGATGTGGTCGGGCTGCTTCTCTTGGATATCTTGAGCGGCCGGCAAGCCCTCGTTCATTTGGAACGGTGGGCGCATGACATCGACTTGCCCAAGCTGATCCGGCCAGGATTGGATCCGTCTTGGTTCAACGACGATGCCATTGCTCGCCATTTGGACCGGCTGTATGAGGCCAATATCCATCAAGTCCTTTCGTCTTGCCTGGTACAAATCTACAAGAAAGAAGGCCTCCCTCTCCGTGTCTTTCACGCGGATACGACGGACAAGACGGTTTACGGTGCGTATGAATCCGATTCGTCGGATGGGTTGCACATCACCTATGGCTATAACCGCCATCATCGCTGGCAAAAGCAGATCGGATTCGGCCTGATCGGCAACGAGGACGGCATTCCGTTTTACGGCGACGTGCACGACGGCAACGTGCCGGACAAAACGTGGAATCCCGAGGTGTTGTCGCGAGTCCATGAGCAGCTGAGGGAAGCGAAGATCGAAGACGAATGGATTTACGTGGCAGATTCCGCTGCGATGACGAAGGACACGCTGGCGCAAACGAAAGCCGCCAACGCCTTTTTGATCACGAGAGGGCCGTCGTCGCTCCGGATTGTCAAAACGGCGCTTTCGGAGGCGGATGCCCAACCCGATTCGGCGTGGAGCGCCCCCTTTGCGCTGGCCGAGAAAAACGGCGCCACGTACCGGGTATGGGAAACGGCCTCGACATATGAAGGCCAGCCCGTACGACTGATCGTCGTCGAATCGAGTGCGCTCGACCAGCGAAAAGGAAAGACGCTCGAAACAGAACGAACCAAAGAAGCGGAGCTTCTTCGCGAGGAACAAGCCCGTTGGGAGCGTCATCCTTTCTCTTGTCGGGAAGACGCCGAACAAGCCTTGGCCTCCTTGAAGGCATCCCTTCGTCCCCGGTTCCATCGAGTGGAGGCCGTCGTCGAAGAGATCGTGCGCCCGAAAAAACGGCGTGGACGGCCGAAAAAAGGGGCGGAACCGGAAATGGAGACGCTGTACACCCTTCGGCTGAGCGTGGAATTCAACCAAGACGCGTGGGAGCAGGCGAGACGGAAAGCGTCCCGGTTTGTCCTCGTCACGACTGTTCCAAAGGAATGGAAGGGCCAACCCATGGATGCCCAAGAGATCTTGAAGCTGTATAAAGGGCAGATCTCGGTGGAAATGAACTTCTCCTTCCTAAAAGATCCGTTCTTTACGGACGAAATTTACGTCAAAAAACCGGAACGAGTGGCGGTGTTGGGCTATTTGTTTCTGCTGGCCTTGGCCATTTATCGCGTCTTCCAGCGCCGGGTGCGTCAGTTCATCACACCCGAACGCCCATTAAAGGGCGCCGGAGGCCGCAAGCTGACCCGTCCGACCGGACAAGCGATTTTTCAATTGTTTTGGTATGTCAGAGTCGTCCTGTTGGAGTTGCCGGATGGGCAAATCCAACGCAGGCTAGGGAAACCGCTCACCCCTGATCAGCGAAGGATTCTGCAGGGATTGGGCATGGATGAGAGCATTTACGTGTAA
- a CDS encoding transposase, with translation MGRQKRIWVPHRFYHIVCRGNRRDPLFKETNDFLAFLHILHQLHEKIPFEIAAYCLMTNHFHLQLRSKQEPISKVMALMNKRYANYYNTRYRLTGHVFEKRYYGKWIDNDSGMLEVSRYIHLNPVEAHMVHAPEHYRWRVYLYMHPKSLPPKFMNMDA, from the coding sequence ATGGGACGGCAAAAGCGGATCTGGGTGCCCCATCGGTTTTATCATATCGTTTGCCGCGGCAATCGGCGTGATCCCCTATTCAAGGAAACAAATGATTTTCTCGCTTTTCTTCATATCCTCCACCAGCTTCACGAAAAAATCCCATTTGAAATAGCCGCATATTGCCTTATGACGAATCACTTTCACCTGCAGCTGCGCTCAAAACAGGAGCCGATTTCGAAAGTCATGGCGCTCATGAACAAACGGTATGCGAATTATTATAATACTCGCTATCGTTTGACGGGACATGTATTTGAAAAGCGTTATTATGGTAAATGGATTGACAATGACAGCGGAATGTTGGAAGTGAGTCGATATATTCATCTCAATCCTGTAGAAGCTCATATGGTGCATGCGCCGGAACATTACCGATGGAGAGTTTATTTGTATATGCATCCCAAATCGCTGCCTCCGAAATTTATGAATATGGATGCATGA